A genomic region of Oncorhynchus mykiss isolate Arlee chromosome 16, USDA_OmykA_1.1, whole genome shotgun sequence contains the following coding sequences:
- the LOC110492628 gene encoding troponin C, skeletal muscle, whose protein sequence is MPTETQSDARSFLSEDMIAEFQAAFNLFDSDGGGDISTRELGQVMRMLGQNPTREELALIIEEVDEDGSGSIDFEEFLVMMVRLLKEDQAGKSEEELSEVFRIFDKNGDGFIDREELNDILAATGEPVTEEECIELMTDADLNKDNRLDFDEFLKMMENVQ, encoded by the exons CCTACTGAAACACAGAGTGATGCCCGCTCCTTCCTGAGCGAGGACATGATTGCCG AGTTCCAGGCTGCCTTCAACCTGTTCGACAGTGACGGTGGCGGTGACATCAGCACCAGGGAGTTGGGTCAGGTGATGAGGATGTTGGGCCAGAACCCGACCAGAGAGGAGTTGGCCCTGATCATCGAGGAGGTCGATGAGGATG GTAGCGGCAGCATCGACTTCGAGGAGTTCTTGGTCATGATGGTGAGGCTCCTGAAGGAGGACCAGGCCGGCAAGTCCGAGGAAGAGTTATCAGAGGTCTTCCGTATTTTCGACAA AAACGGCGACGGTTTTATTGACCGTGAGGAGTTAAATGACATCTTGGCCGCCACTGGAGAGCCAGTCACAGAGGAGGAATGTATCGAGCTAATGACAGACGCAGACCTAAACAAAGACAACAGGCTTGATTTTGATG AATTTCTGAAAATGATGGAGAATGTACAGTAA